In Colletotrichum lupini chromosome 6, complete sequence, a single window of DNA contains:
- a CDS encoding pre-mRNA-splicing factor CLF1, whose protein sequence is MEASRGPPKVKNKAAAPVQISAEQLLREAVDRQEVALQAPTQRFADLEELHEFQGRKRREFEDYVRRNRVNLNNWMRYADWELEQKEFARARSIFERALDVHPNEIKLWIRYIESEMKCRNINHARNLLDRAVTRLPRVDKLWYKYVYMEEMLGNVPGTRQVFDRWMQWQPDEAAWSAYIKLEKRYNEFDRARDIFRAFTLVHPEPRNWIKWAKFEEEFGTSDMVRDVFGTAIEELGDEFVDEKLFIAYARYEAKLKEYERARAIFKYALDRLPRSKSMILHKAYTTFEKQFGDKDGVEDVVLSKRRVYYEAQVKENPKNYDTWFDYTRLEETAGDLDRVRDIYERAVSQVPPAQEKRFWRRYIYLWINYAIFEELQAKDMERARQIYKVCLELIPHKKFTFAKVWLLKAQFEIRQSELTAARKTLGQAIGMCPKDKLFRGYIELELKLFEFLRCRTLYEKHIEWNASNCQTWIKFAELERGLDDLERTRAIFELAVSQPVLDMPELLWKAYIDFEEEEEEYERTRELYERLLEKTDHVKVWISYAHFELNIPEDEEEAEEEAPISKEAKTRARKVFERAHKSMRDKELKEEAVTLLNAWLSFERIHGGDDEIENVQKLMPRKTKRRRRLEDDSFEEYIDYVFPADDKQTQNLSNLLAMAQAWKQQGGDAAA, encoded by the exons ATGGAGGCATCACGAGGACCCCCGAAGGTCAAGAACAAGGCCGCTGCACCTGTTCAGATCTCTGCAGAGCAACTTCTACGAGAGGCTGTTGACCGACAAGAGGTCGCTCTACAGGCACCTACTCAGCGGTTCGCCGATCTAGAGGAACTTCACGAATTCCAGGGCCGGAAACGACGAGAGTTCGAAGACTATGTTCGACGCAATAGAGTCAACCTCAATAACTGGATGCGATATGCGGACTGGGAGCTGGAGCAAAAGGAATTTGCGCGCGCAAGATCAATCTTCGAGCGCGCGCTCGATGTGCACCCCAACGAGATCAAGTTGTGGATCAGGTACATCGAGTCGGAAA TGAAATGCCGAAACATCAACCATGCGCGTAATCTTCTCGACAGGGCCGTCACACGATTACCTCGTGTCGATAAACTTTGGTACAAATATGTGTACATGGAGGAGATGCTGGGCAACGTTCCAGGAACCCGCCAAGTCTTTGATCGTTGGATGCAATGGCAACCCGATGAAGCTGCGTGGAGCGCATACATCAAGCTGGAAAAGAGATACAATGAGTTCGACCGAGCCAGAGATATCTTCAGAGCATTCACACTCGTCCACCCGGAACCTCGAAACTGGATCAAGTGGGCGAAATTCGAGGAGGAATTTGGCACAAGTGACATGGTACGCGACGTATTTGGTACTGCGATCGAAGAGCTGGGCGACGAATTTGTGGACGAGAAGCTCTTTATTGCCTATGCGCGATACGAGGCGAAGTTGAAGGAGTACGAAAGAGCCAGGGCGATCTTCAAGTACGCACTGGATCGCCTTCCTCGCTCTAAATCAATGATACTTCACAAGGCTTATACGACCTTTGAGAAGCAGTTCGGAGACAAGGATGGCGTCGAGGATGTCGTACTTTCAAAACGCCGTGTTTACTACGAAGCACAAGTCAAAGAGAACCCGAAGAACTACGATACATGGTTCGACTACACACGTCTGGAGGAAACCGCTGGCGATCTCGACAGAGTCCGCGACATCTACGAGAGGGCAGTATCACAAGTACCACCAGCGCAAGAGAAGAGATTCTGGAGACGGTACATCTACCTCTGGATCAACTATGCCATCTTTGAGGAGTTGCAGGCAAAAGACATGGAGCGTGCAAGGCAAATCTACAAGGTTTGCCTGGAACTGATACCCCACAAGAAATTCACCTTTGCCAAGGTCTGGCTGCTAAAGGCACAATTCGAGATTCGGCAGAGTGAGCTGACGGCGGCTCGCAAGACCCTGGGCCAGGCTATTGGCATGTGCCCGAAGGACAAGCTGTTCAGGGGTTATATTGAGCTGGAACTGAAGCTCTTTGAGTTTTTGCGATGCCGGACGCTCTACGAGAAGCACATTGAGTGGAACGCCTCCAACTGCCAGACTTGGATCAAGTTCGCGGAGCTCGAGCGCGGCCTTGACGACTTGGAGCGGACCCGGGCCATCTTCGAGCTGGCCGTGAGCCAACCGGTTCTCGATATGCCCGAGTTGCTATGGAAGGCCTACATCGAtttcgaggaagaggaggaagagtaCGAGCGCACGAGAGAACTTTACGAGCGCCTCCTTGAGAAGACGGATCACGTCAAGGTATGGATCAGCTACGCCCACTTTGAGCTCAACATACCcgaggacgaggaagaggcagAAGAGGAGGCACCGATCAGCAAGGAAGCCAAGACGAGGGCACGCAAGGTCTTTGAGCGCGCGCACAAGAGCATGCGCGACAAGGAGCTCAAGGAGGAGGCGGTCACGCTGCTCAACGCGTGGCTGTCGTTTGAGAGGATACACGGCGGGGACGACGAGATTGAGAATGTGCAGAAGCTGATGCCGCGCAAGACGAAGCGCAGAAGGCGCTTGGAGGACGACAGCTTCGAGGAGTACATCGACTACGTCTTCCCCGCCGACGACAAGCAGACGCAGAACCTGTCGAATCTGTTGGCCATGGCGCAGGCCTGGAAGCAGCAGGGAGGAGATGCTGCGGCATAA
- a CDS encoding Prp31 C terminal domain-containing protein, whose translation MATLADELLNDFEDSGSEAEETQQDNDPLGLDHAPEASGRKASGSMDLDDDQSEPEDQDEEMGGTPKGAVDPVEDAEDTKAKVEKMQLGGVNDVRSVASLMSSLEPVLEKIAHYQSQPTPTELLGNIEDHPEYHLLTQSNSLSTLIDSEIVLVHKYIRDHYSIRFPELETLITNPLEYAKVVAILGNGPLDSENIKKLQHSTENVLQASLKSVLDGPSLMIVTVEATTTKGGDMSQEELERVYRACEMVISLDKAKKTLTGYVQSRMNLFAPNLTAMIGSLTAAQLLNAAGGLTGLSKTPACNIAAWGSKKGAGAAGLATNIGVRQQGFLYHSPIIQGIPNDLKRQAMRIVSAKLLLAARVDRIHSSADGSTGEDLKEQCLTRLEKLTEPPPNKGPRALPVPDDKPSRKRGGRRARKAKEATAMTELRKAQNRMAFGKEEREVGYGTGETTVGMGMIGQGNDGRIRNLQVDQRTRAKLGQKNKGWGGATPMGGAASSLRGFGQSANSNIDLRGKGLRTSGVGTSLGAGAGTASSLAFTPVQGLELVDPKVQAELSRKRKAEEDRWFKGGTFTQVAGSSNDGFKKPDLPPSKRVDTGAGKMGPPPPRSG comes from the exons ATGGCGACTCTAGCAGATGAGCTGCTGAACGATTTCGAGGACTCTGGCTCGGAAGCAGAGGAGACTCAGCAAGACAATGATCCCCTAGGACTTGATCATGCGCCCGAGGCGAGCGGTCGCAAAGCATCGGGCAGCATGGATCTGGACGATGACCAGAGCGAACCTGAGGATCAAGATGAAGAAATGGGTGGGACACCCAAGGGTGCTGTTGATCCTGTCGAAGATGCAGAGGATACAAAGGCAAAGGTCGAGAAGATGCAGCTGGGTGGCGTCAACGATGTTCGCAGTGTCGCCAGTCTCATGTCAAGTTTGGAGCCAGTACTAGAG AAAATCGCACACTACCAGTCGCAACCGACCCCCACAGAACTGCTAGGCAACATCGAAGACCATCCCGAATACCACCTCCTGACACAATCGAACAGTCTGTCGACTCTCATAGACAGCGAGATCGTCTTGGTACACAAGTATATCAGGGACCACTACTCAATACGATTCCCAGAACTGGAGACGCTCATCACCAACCCACTGGAGTATGCGAAGGTCGTCGCGATCTTGGGCAATGGACCGCTTGATTCGGAGAATATCAAGAAGCTTCAGCACTCAACGGAAAATGTCCTTCAAGCTTCCCTGAAGTCCGTTCTTGACGGCCCATCCCTCATGATCGTAACAGTGGAGGCTACGACAACGAAGGGCGGAGACATGTCGCAAGAAGAACTGGAACGCGTATACAGAGCCTGTGAAATGGTCATTTCCCTCGACAAGGCGAAGAAGACCCTAACGGGCTATGTCCAGTCGCGCATGAATCTGTTCGCGCCGAATTTGACTGCTATGATCGGTTCTCTGACGGCTGCTCAACTGTTGAACGCCGCTGGTGGACTTACTGGTCTGTCGAAGACGCCAGCGTGCAACATTGCAGCGTGGGGTTCAAAGAAAGGTGCTGGTGCCGCGGGCTTGGCTACGAATATTGGCGTCAGACAGCAGGGTTTCCTCTACCATTCACCCATCATTCAAGGCATTCCCAACGATCTCAAGAGACAGGCCATGCGCATCGTATCAGCGAAGCTGCTACTCGCTGCCCGCGTCGACAGAATTCACTCCAGCGCCGATGGCTCGACGGGCGAGGATCTGAAAGAGCAGTGCCTCACAAGACTCGAGAAGCTCACGGAACCGCCTCCAAACAAGGGCCCCAGAGCTTTGCCGGTACCAGATGACAAGCCTTCCCGCAAGCGTGGTGGTAGAAGGGCAAGGAAGGCTAAGGAGGCTACGGCCATGACGGAATTGCGCAAAGCCCAGAATAGAATGGCCTTTGGCAAGGAGGAGCGTGAGGTCGGCTACGGCACAGGGGAGACCACGGTCGGCATGGGTATGATCGGACAGGGTAACGACGGCAGAATTCGCAACCTCCAAGTCGATCAACGCACGAGGGCCAAGCTCGGCCAGAAGAACAAGGGCTGGGGCGGCGCAACGCCCATGGGAGGAGCGGCATCCTCGCTCAGGGGTTTTGGACAATCAGCAAACTCCAACATTGACCTACGCGGCAAGGGCCTGAGGACGTCAGGTGTTGGCACATCGCTGGGCGCGGGAGCGGGCACGGCATCCTCGCTGGCCTTCACGCCTGTACAGGGTCTGGAGCTCGTCGACCCCAAGGTCCAGGCTGAACTCAGTCGCAAGCGAAAGGCGGAGGAGGACCGGTGGTTCAAGGGTGGCACTTTCACCCAGGTTGCGGGCTCGTCCAATGATGGCTTCAAAAAGCCAGACTTGCCTCCCAGTAAGAGGGTTGATACCGGCGCCGGCAAGATGGGACCTCCACCTCCGAGGAGCGGCTGA